The following are from one region of the Synechococcus sp. CBW1108 genome:
- a CDS encoding aldehyde oxygenase (deformylating), which produces MASIAAVSTAAPAVSAASATDQLPDFSSELYKDAYSRINAIVIEGEQEAHDNYISIGTLIPDQAEELGRLARMEIKHMKGFTACANNLGVTADMPFAKEFFAPLHGNFQTALAEGKVVTCLLIQAILIEAFAISAYHIYIPVADPFARKITEGVVKDEYTHLNYGQQWLKANLETCREELEQANRANLPLVRKMLEQVANDASVLQMDQEDLMADFLSSYQEALLDVGLSSREIARMAAAALVG; this is translated from the coding sequence ATGGCATCCATCGCTGCTGTATCCACCGCCGCTCCTGCAGTGTCCGCAGCCTCTGCCACCGACCAGCTCCCCGACTTCAGCAGCGAGCTTTACAAGGATGCTTACAGCCGCATCAATGCGATCGTGATCGAAGGTGAGCAAGAAGCCCATGACAACTACATATCTATCGGCACCCTGATCCCCGATCAGGCAGAAGAGCTGGGCCGCCTCGCCCGCATGGAGATCAAGCACATGAAGGGTTTCACTGCCTGTGCCAACAACCTTGGCGTGACTGCAGACATGCCCTTTGCCAAGGAGTTCTTCGCGCCCCTGCATGGCAACTTTCAGACGGCGCTGGCCGAAGGCAAGGTGGTCACCTGCCTGCTGATCCAGGCCATTTTGATCGAGGCATTCGCGATTTCCGCTTACCACATTTATATTCCGGTTGCTGATCCCTTCGCCCGCAAGATCACTGAGGGAGTGGTCAAAGACGAATACACCCACCTCAATTACGGCCAGCAGTGGCTCAAGGCCAACTTGGAGACCTGCCGCGAGGAGCTGGAGCAGGCCAACCGGGCCAACCTGCCCCTGGTGCGCAAAATGCTGGAGCAGGTTGCCAACGACGCTTCCGTGCTGCAGATGGATCAGGAAGACCTGATGGCCGATTTCCTCAGCTCCTACCAGGAGGCCCTGCTGGACGTCGGCCTCAGCAGCAGGGAGATCGCCCGGATGGCCGCGGCCGCCCTGGTGGGTTGA
- a CDS encoding creatininase family protein has product MDHQRHLQCLAWPQVEQLAAQPGSTVVWPWGAVEQHGPHLPLCTDGLFAERVLDAALASLDPALPILRLPLQSIGCSPEHRGFPGTLSLSPALLIELTVAVGQQLAAAGFQRLVLFNAHGGQIALLQTAARQLGLLSPELAVFPCFLWNGPEGIAELIPEPERSEGLHAGLAETSLMLHLAPQLVGQERPCDGTGLTIPTGWSLEAGAPLAWFSHNLSSSGVIGDARGASAALGERLFDLLVAGWRQRLDALLNSAWPAPH; this is encoded by the coding sequence ATGGACCATCAGCGCCATCTGCAGTGTCTGGCCTGGCCCCAGGTGGAGCAGCTGGCGGCCCAGCCCGGGAGCACGGTGGTTTGGCCGTGGGGGGCGGTTGAGCAGCATGGGCCCCACCTTCCCCTCTGCACCGATGGGCTGTTTGCCGAGCGGGTGCTGGATGCGGCGCTGGCAAGCCTCGATCCAGCCCTGCCGATTCTGAGGCTGCCCCTGCAGAGCATTGGGTGTTCTCCGGAGCACCGCGGCTTCCCCGGCACCCTCAGCCTTTCCCCGGCCCTGCTGATCGAGCTGACCGTGGCCGTGGGTCAGCAACTGGCCGCGGCGGGATTCCAGCGCCTGGTGCTGTTCAATGCCCATGGCGGCCAGATTGCCCTGCTGCAGACGGCTGCGCGCCAGCTGGGCCTGCTCTCCCCAGAGCTGGCCGTATTCCCCTGTTTCCTCTGGAATGGCCCGGAGGGCATTGCCGAGCTGATCCCCGAGCCAGAGCGATCGGAGGGCCTCCATGCCGGCCTGGCGGAAACGAGTCTGATGCTGCACCTAGCCCCCCAGCTGGTGGGCCAGGAGCGTCCCTGCGATGGCACGGGGCTGACCATCCCCACGGGCTGGAGCCTGGAGGCTGGGGCTCCCCTGGCCTGGTTCAGCCACAACCTCAGCTCCAGCGGCGTTATCGGCGACGCCCGGGGTGCCTCTGCCGCCCTCGGCGAAAGGTTGTTTGACCTGCTGGTGGCGGGTTGGCGGCAGCGGCTTGATGCCCTGCTAAACAGCGCCTGGCCAGCTCCCCACTGA
- a CDS encoding S1 RNA-binding domain-containing protein, with the protein MADTGSRQPPSSSAGPGSSSSRPRPPVAPRPLPVAPLRKPPQVVMIRKDEPAPPAPPAPEPKILQAPQPAAPSFPPSDDGELFEMGSMEGLSMADLLGPDPSQRGQAKRSAPTTKQAARSVDDFDFDEEAFLAALDDHEPHGTTGEVVRGTVIGMESDGVYVDIGGKAPGFMPKSECGLGVITNLKERFPKGLELEVLVTREQNADGMVTISARALALRHSWEKVRQLEKEGKVVQVKVNGFNRGGVTCELEGLRGFIPRSQLQEGENHEALVGKTLGAAFLEVNPETRKLVLSEKRAATAALFQNLEVGQLVEGQVVSIKPYGLFVDLGGVSGLLHQSAITGGQLRDVREVFGQGERLQALITELDPGRGRIALNTALLEGQPGELLIARDTVMAEAADRANRARASLRQREQDAG; encoded by the coding sequence ATGGCCGATACCGGCAGCCGACAGCCCCCATCTTCATCCGCCGGCCCGGGATCGTCCTCCTCCAGGCCCCGGCCCCCCGTTGCCCCCAGGCCCCTGCCGGTGGCGCCGCTGCGCAAGCCCCCCCAGGTGGTGATGATCCGCAAGGATGAGCCAGCGCCGCCAGCGCCGCCAGCGCCGGAGCCCAAGATCCTCCAAGCCCCGCAGCCGGCGGCCCCCAGCTTCCCCCCTTCAGACGATGGGGAGTTGTTTGAAATGGGCTCGATGGAGGGCCTCAGCATGGCCGACCTGCTGGGTCCTGACCCCAGCCAACGGGGCCAGGCCAAGCGATCTGCCCCAACGACGAAACAGGCGGCCCGCAGTGTGGACGACTTCGATTTCGACGAAGAAGCCTTCCTGGCTGCCCTGGATGACCACGAGCCCCACGGCACCACCGGCGAAGTGGTGCGGGGCACGGTGATCGGCATGGAGAGCGATGGGGTCTATGTGGATATCGGCGGCAAGGCCCCGGGCTTCATGCCCAAAAGTGAATGCGGGCTGGGGGTGATCACCAACCTGAAGGAGCGTTTCCCGAAGGGCCTGGAGCTCGAAGTGCTCGTCACTCGCGAGCAAAACGCCGACGGCATGGTGACGATCAGCGCCCGCGCCCTGGCCCTGCGCCACAGCTGGGAGAAGGTGCGCCAGCTGGAGAAGGAGGGCAAGGTTGTCCAGGTGAAGGTGAACGGCTTCAACCGTGGCGGCGTCACCTGCGAATTAGAGGGCCTGCGCGGCTTCATCCCCCGTTCCCAACTGCAGGAGGGCGAGAACCACGAGGCCCTGGTGGGCAAAACCCTTGGCGCCGCCTTCCTGGAAGTCAACCCGGAAACCCGCAAGCTGGTGCTGTCGGAGAAGAGGGCGGCCACCGCTGCCCTCTTCCAAAATTTGGAGGTGGGCCAGCTGGTGGAAGGCCAGGTGGTATCGATCAAGCCCTACGGGCTGTTCGTGGATCTGGGAGGGGTGAGCGGGCTGCTGCACCAGTCGGCGATCACCGGAGGCCAGCTGAGGGATGTGCGGGAGGTATTTGGACAGGGCGAGCGGCTCCAGGCTCTGATCACCGAGCTGGATCCGGGCCGGGGGCGCATCGCCCTCAACACCGCGCTGCTGGAGGGCCAACCGGGCGAATTGCTGATTGCGCGCGACACGGTGATGGCCGAGGCCGCAGACCGGGCCAACCGGGCCCGGGCAAGCCTGCGTCAAAGGGAGCAGGACGCCGGATGA
- a CDS encoding Tab2/Atab2 family RNA-binding protein, with the protein MTQAPDWELDYYSRPILEADGKKRWELLICSTPEVGAGDDGTSHQFRWVQTCPATSVNSIWLKEALEQALCAAEDQGFAPPRRLRCWRASMRTMVQRAAEGLGMELVSSRRTYALVSWLQERERSVYPQEPGYMAGPLAPPPQPLRPIAVPLPEAARGESWAWASLPLEALAGAGEWDLGFAGLVPLPSGLEAEVPVPGIRLFSPSRALALAGWLAGLEPVRLEISGLQLVLEAGMEDRWLLTNLDQAEAGAAARAFAAARTQAGGLQFMAVQANEADQRFEGFWLLRDLPDA; encoded by the coding sequence ATGACGCAGGCCCCTGACTGGGAACTCGACTATTACTCACGTCCGATTCTGGAAGCCGATGGCAAGAAACGCTGGGAACTACTGATCTGCTCCACCCCAGAGGTTGGGGCAGGCGATGACGGAACCTCGCACCAGTTTCGTTGGGTGCAGACCTGCCCCGCAACCAGCGTCAACTCAATCTGGCTGAAGGAAGCGCTGGAGCAGGCCCTCTGCGCCGCCGAGGACCAGGGCTTCGCCCCGCCGCGGCGCCTGCGTTGCTGGCGTGCCTCGATGCGCACCATGGTGCAGCGGGCTGCCGAGGGTCTGGGGATGGAGCTGGTGAGCAGCCGCCGCACCTACGCCTTGGTCAGCTGGCTGCAGGAGCGGGAGCGCAGCGTGTATCCCCAGGAGCCTGGCTACATGGCGGGCCCCCTGGCCCCCCCGCCCCAGCCGCTCCGCCCGATCGCCGTGCCCCTGCCCGAGGCCGCCCGCGGCGAGAGCTGGGCCTGGGCCAGCTTGCCCCTGGAGGCGCTGGCCGGGGCCGGGGAATGGGATCTGGGGTTCGCTGGCCTGGTGCCCCTGCCGAGCGGCCTGGAGGCCGAGGTGCCCGTGCCCGGCATTCGCCTCTTCAGCCCCAGCAGAGCCCTCGCCCTGGCGGGCTGGCTGGCGGGCCTGGAGCCGGTGCGGCTGGAGATCAGCGGGCTGCAACTGGTGCTGGAAGCCGGCATGGAAGACCGCTGGCTCCTGACCAACCTGGACCAGGCTGAGGCAGGGGCTGCCGCCAGAGCCTTTGCCGCAGCGCGCACCCAGGCTGGGGGCCTGCAATTCATGGCCGTGCAGGCCAACGAAGCTGATCAGCGCTTCGAGGGCTTCTGGCTGCTGCGCGACCTACCCGACGCCTGA
- the pgeF gene encoding peptidoglycan editing factor PgeF, protein MAEAVDPPFDKPDRDFNSLEGWTWVGTYGGYYLQCDLLQGFEHGFFTRQWQGRGPEVLAGYVSAGVSVHRPQQVHGNRVLAASQAACQPWPKADGLVSDGGGQSLWVCGADCTPVLIADPGSGRVAACHAGWRGVASNILSSAIGQLVASGSQADQLVVALGPAISGVCYQVERGVSEQVAWGLKANVAGSKQLPAALEALRRCGALLDDPDPERDRLDIRAAAQCQLEYLGIAPDRIGVCPLCTASESLLFHSWRRDQIKAVQWSGIVSQT, encoded by the coding sequence ATGGCCGAAGCGGTTGATCCACCCTTTGACAAGCCCGACCGGGACTTCAACAGCCTGGAGGGCTGGACCTGGGTGGGTACCTATGGCGGCTATTACCTCCAGTGCGACCTCCTTCAGGGCTTCGAGCACGGGTTTTTCACCCGCCAGTGGCAGGGGCGAGGGCCCGAAGTCCTGGCGGGCTACGTGAGTGCCGGGGTGAGCGTGCACCGACCCCAGCAGGTCCACGGCAATCGGGTCCTCGCGGCGAGCCAGGCGGCCTGCCAGCCCTGGCCAAAAGCCGATGGACTGGTGAGCGATGGCGGAGGCCAGAGCCTGTGGGTATGCGGGGCCGATTGCACCCCGGTGCTGATCGCAGATCCCGGCTCCGGCCGGGTGGCGGCCTGCCATGCCGGCTGGCGGGGTGTGGCCAGCAACATCCTGAGCTCGGCCATTGGCCAACTCGTGGCCAGCGGCAGCCAGGCAGACCAGCTTGTCGTAGCCCTGGGCCCGGCGATCAGTGGGGTCTGTTATCAGGTGGAGCGCGGCGTGAGCGAACAGGTGGCCTGGGGCCTGAAGGCCAACGTTGCTGGCTCTAAGCAACTGCCGGCCGCCCTCGAGGCCTTACGCCGATGTGGGGCCCTGCTGGATGACCCGGATCCCGAGCGGGACCGGCTGGACATCAGGGCTGCAGCGCAGTGCCAGCTTGAATATCTCGGCATTGCTCCGGATCGAATTGGGGTCTGCCCTCTGTGTACAGCTAGTGAATCACTGCTTTTTCACTCTTGGCGACGCGACCAGATCAAAGCGGTTCAGTGGAGCGGCATTGTTTCCCAGACTTGA
- a CDS encoding AbrB family transcriptional regulator: MLTGADLLAKVKELGDVSKSDLVRACGYISHKRDGSERLNFTAFYEALLNAKGVDFGGTSKTGKGGRKLSFNTKIQFNGNLMVGKAYTAMLDLKPGDEFEIKLGRKQIRLVPLGAEDEDE; this comes from the coding sequence ATGCTCACCGGCGCAGACCTCCTCGCGAAGGTCAAAGAACTTGGAGACGTCAGCAAGTCTGATCTCGTGCGGGCTTGCGGCTACATCTCCCACAAGAGGGATGGATCTGAGCGGCTGAACTTCACAGCTTTTTATGAAGCACTCCTCAATGCTAAAGGCGTTGATTTCGGCGGCACCTCCAAAACCGGCAAAGGTGGCCGCAAGCTCAGCTTCAACACCAAGATTCAGTTCAATGGCAACCTGATGGTGGGCAAGGCCTATACAGCCATGCTCGACCTCAAACCCGGGGATGAATTTGAAATCAAATTGGGTCGCAAGCAGATTCGCCTTGTGCCCCTGGGCGCTGAAGATGAGGATGAGTGA